The Henckelia pumila isolate YLH828 chromosome 2, ASM3356847v2, whole genome shotgun sequence genome includes a window with the following:
- the LOC140880585 gene encoding mediator of RNA polymerase II transcription subunit 6, with amino-acid sequence MATTPMAPPSLVVNPNSDGLATAPASAPAPPGTDMTGICFRDQLWLNTYPIDRNIVFDYFALSPFYDYSCNNEQLRLRSIHPLDISQLSKMTGTEYMLSEVLEPNLFVIRKQKRDGPEKVTPMLTYYILDGSIYQAPQLCNVFASRVGRALYHISKAFTTAASKLEKIGYVDAETETTSSESKTTKETIDFKELKRLDHILASLQRKLPPAPPPPPFPEGYIPPTTEGEKISDNQQVEPQMAVDPIIDQGPSKRMKLGQ; translated from the exons ATGGCTACTACACCGATGGCTCCCCCGTCGCTGGTGGTGAACCCTAATTCTGACGGCCTCGCGACAGCACCGGCGTCGGCTCCAGCTCCTCCCGGAACGGACATGACCGGAATCTGCTTCCGAGATCAGCTGTGGCTCAACACTTATCCAATCGATCGAAACATAGTTTTCGATTACTTCGCCCTATCGCCGTTTTACGATTACTCTTGCAACAATGAGCAGCTTCGCTTACGTTCCATCCACCCTCTCGACATATCTCAACTTTC GAAGATGACAGGGACTGAGTACATGTTGAGCGAAGTTTTGGAGCCTAATTTGTTCGTCATTAGAAAGCAAAAGCGCGATGGTCCAGAGAAAGTGACACCTATGCTAACTTACTACATCTTGGATGGATCAATATACCAAGCACCCCAGCTTTGCAATGTCTTCGCATCTCGAGTG GGACGGGCTTTGTACCATATATCTAAGGCTTTTACCACTGCAGCATCAAAATTGGAAAAAATTGGCTACG TTGATGCTGAAACTGAGACTACGTCCTCTGAATCAAAGACCACTAAAGAAACCATTGACTTTAAGGAACTGAAGCGGCTAGACCATATTCTAGCATCCCTTCAACGCAAG TTGCCACCTGCTCCTCCTCCACCTCCTTTTCCTGAAGGCTATATTCCTCCAACAACTGAAGGGGAGAAAATATCAGACAACCAGCAAGTAGAGCCGCAAATGGCAGTTGATCCCATCATCGATCAAGGCCCATCGAAAAGAATGAAACTCGGACAATAA